One window of the Cryptomeria japonica chromosome 7, Sugi_1.0, whole genome shotgun sequence genome contains the following:
- the LOC131059937 gene encoding probable receptor-like protein kinase At1g49730 yields MTRKLQLTGMPKMKLIVWILLLVLAEWRIPKTESSECPYDFTVASRMIPPSCYQNSTDRVTSQGTCCWNAFASFVFAISRHANQTGEVLLDDAGSSLCTDEFVHYLHSRGLVRSTFFTNSSACQIDHLTFAANAGPCKYTKMAQIWDTVDLHNASRACNGPNLNKSNACDKCQSEVIDKAMQLLNVTNSKEFVPCGIAVTVGLWGPNPQETLFDSFVLCVTQVLQNVGTLGTSNLIPSPPPPPPPTIIFNKNPSDGAKRSRVRIGVSAGVAAAGAIVVIALVLLYIAKVKKIRRSDNESTAESTAEALTGIKSLLPTEGLYIFTKRELHQATAGFDPGRMIGQGGSAKVFLGNLPSGKLVAIKRIFKLQKRVHFYQEVQLLSRLQHPNLTALLGYCQHKNDHILVYEFMAGGDLSDLLYHPPDGHVLQWDHRLRIAVDCAEGLAYLHLFSEGAIIHRDVKPRNILLNSAGQAKLADFGISKLIAADFTHVTTEVKGTTGYLDPEYFSVGQLTEASDVYSFGVVLLELISGQKAIISTPSGGAESIVYATHVFNSRSDRNIRTLVDPRISDADVEAYVESIEIVLQIASLCVRPYRSERPSMVEVLKVLTEAWNKANDIALSQVNHLQEAFQSDL; encoded by the coding sequence ATGACAAGAAAATTGCAGTTAACTGGGATGCCAAAAATGAAATTGATAGTGTGGATTTTGCTGTTAGTTTTGGCAGAATGGAGGATTCCCAAGACAGAAAGCAGCGAATGCCCATATGATTTCACAGTGGCGTCCCGCATGATCCCGCCTTCCTGTTACCAAAACAGCACAGATCGGGTCACCTCCCAAGGAACCTGCTGCTGGAATGCCTTCGCTTCCTTTGTCTTTGCAATCTCCCGCCATGCCAATCAAACAGGGGAAGTTCTCCTGGACGACGCGGGTTCGAGTCTCTGCACTGACGAATTCGTGCACTATCTCCATTCGAGGGGACTAGTTCGCTCCACCTTCTTCACCAATTCCTCTGCCTGTCAGATTGATCACCTGACCTTCGCTGCCAACGCAGGGCCATGCAAGTACACCAAAATGGCCCAAATTTGGGACACAGTCGACCTCCACAACGCCTCCAGGGCCTGCAATGGCCCCAATCTCAACAAGTCCAACGCCTGCGACAAATGCCAAAGCGAAGTCATAGATAAAGCGATGCAATTGTTAAATGTAACGAATTCCAAGGAATTTGTTCCCTGCGGTATAGCCGTTACAGTAGGGTTATGGGGTCCGAATCCTCAAGAAACCCTCTTTGATTCGTTCGTTCTCTGCGTCACGCAGGTGCTGCAGAATGTCGGCACCCTCGGCACCTCGAATCTCATCCCCTCGCCGCCGCCGCCGCCGCCGCCGACGATCATCTTCAACAAGAACCCTAGTGATGGAGCAAAGAGGTCGCGGGTTCGAATCGGCGTAAGTGCAGGGGTTGCAGCAGCAGGGGCCATTGTCGTCATAGCACTGGTGTTACTTTACATCGCAAAGGTGAAGAAAATCCGCCGCTCAGACAATGAATCCACCGCTGAAAGCACGGCCGAGGCTCTCACAGGGATCAAAAGCCTTCTTCCGACTGAGGGTTTGTACATATTTACCAAGCGCGAGCTCCACCAGGCGACGGCGGGATTCGACCCTGGGCGGATGATTGGCCAAGGGGGCTCCGCCAAAGTTTTTCTCGGCAATCTCCCGAGCGGCAAATTGGTGGCGATTAAGCGGATATTTAAGTTGCAGAAGCGGGTACATTTCTACCAAGAAGTCCAGCTTCTCTCACGCCTCCAACACCCCAATCTGACGGCACTTCTGGGCTACTGTCAGCACAAAAATGACCACATTCTGGTCTACGAATTCATGGCGGGCGGCGACCTAAGCGACCTGCTCTACCATCCTCCCGACGGTCATGTGCTGCAATGGGACCACCGCTTAAGAATCGCAGTGGACTGTGCAGAGGGGCTAGCTTATCTCCACCTCTTTTCCGAAGGCGCCATTATTCACCGTGATGTGAAACCCAGGAATATTCTGTTAAATTCAGCTGGGCAAGCTAAACTCGCAGATTTCGGCATTTCCAAGCTAATTGCTGCAGATTTCACACATGTTACCACAGAAGTTAAGGGCACTACTGGATATTTGGACCCTGAGTATTTTTCAGTCGGGCAGCTGACCGAAGCCAGTGACGTGTACAGTTTTGGCGTTGTGTTATTGGAGCTCATTTCCGGGCAGAAGGCCATCATCAGCACGCCGTCAGGTGGGGCAGAGTCTATTGTATATGCTACTCATGTATTCAATAGCAGATCTGACCGTAACATCAGAACTCTGGTGGACCCTAGGATTTCAGATGCTGACGTGGAGGCTTACGTGGAATCCATTGAGATTGTGCTGCAAATTGCTAGCCTATGTGTAAGGCCTTACAGGTCTGAGAGACCTTCCATGGTGGAGGTCTTGAAGGTGCTCACTGAAGCGTGGAACAAGGCCAATGATATTGCCTTATCACAAGTTAATCATCTACAGGAAGCTTTTCAATCTGATCTTTAG